The genomic window ATGCCCGCGGAGACGCCGGGACCCGCGTTGTGGCCGACGATGATCACCTGGTCCAGCCACGCCTTGAGCGTGGAGGGGATCGTGAAGTTGTACATGGGGGCGCCGATCAGTACCGCGTCCGCGGCCGCGAGCTCGGCGGCGAGCTCGGAGCGGAGTGCATCGTCCGCTCCCGCGGAGACGGCGGCGACGTCCAGGTGGGGCAGCGGGTTCGCGGCCAGATCGCGGTAGACGACCTCGCCCTCGGGGTGTGCCTCCAGCCAGGACTTCACAAAGGCGGCCGTGATGTCGCGCGATGCAGAGCCCTGGGGAAAGACGGCGGAATCGATGTGCAGCAGCGTGGCCATGACGTACTCCAGATGGGGAGGGTGGTTACGGTGTTACTTCCGTGCGTAACTATGAATACCACAGCTACTTACTTTTTTTCATCACCGCACGGGAGGGCAGTACCCTGGGGCCATGGCGGACCACGGCGAGCACGACTGCAAGAAGGTCGACGGGGCGATCACGCGTGTCTTCGGACTGCTCGGCAAGCGTTGGACCGGCCCGATCGTGTCGGTGCTGACGCAGCGACCGGTGCACTTCGCCGAGCTGCGCAGGGCGATTCCCGGCATCAGTGAGCGCATGCTGTCCGACCGGCTCACCGAGCTGGGGGCGGCCGGACTGGTCGTGCGCGAGGTCGACGAAGGGCCGCCGCTGCGTGTCGCGTACCGGCTGACGGAAGCCGGCACGGCACTGGAGCCCGCGCTCAAGGAGCTCGGACGCTGGGCGGAGGCGCATCTGCCGGGCGGTGCGGGCGGCATGCGGGGAGAGGGCGGGCCCTGCTGAGGCGGAATCCGCAGCTGGAATCCACAGCCGGCCCGCAGTCGGCTCCGCAGCCTGGACGGCCGGAGCGGATGCCTGGAGAGATGGGCTGGTCGCAGAGCCGACGCCGAGGTTTTCCACAGGGGGAGACGGCTGCCTTGCCTGGCGGTACCGTCTTGGTCAGTTGATGTTGTACGACGTCGGGGGAGGCGGTCCCGCCATGGGTGAGATCGAAGCGGTTGTGCCGGTGCAGCGGTCGGCTTCCGGGGGCGTGCGGGTTCCGGAGATCGCGGGGTTCGCGGCGCGGGAGGCAGGAGGCGCTTCGGCCTCGCCGAAGGTGACCGGAAAGGCACTGCGGGCCCGGGTGCCGCGCTCGTCGCACGACACACTCATCATCGGAGCGGGGCGGCCCGACGCGGTGCAGGCTGTCGAGGAGTCCAGCCGGGACCGGGTGCCGGAGCTCGCTCCGATCCGGGTGGGACGGATGGCCGCGACTCCTTTCGCGTTTCTGCGCGGCTCGGCCGGGCTGATGGCGCATGACCTGGTCACGACCCCCGTCACCGGCGTCATGGCACAGATCTGCGGCGACGCCCACGCGGCGAACTTCGGGTTGTACGGGGACGTGCGCGGGCGTCTCGTCATCGATCTCAACGACTTCGACGAGACGGCTGCCGGACCGTGGGAGTGGGACCTCAAGCGCCTCGCGGCCTCGATCGTGCTCGCCGGCCGCGAGGCGGGCGCCGATGAGGACACCTGCCGCAAGGCCGCCTTCGATGTGGCCGGGGCCTACCGGCGGACCATGCGGCTGCTCGCCAGGCTCCCGGTGCTCGACGCGTGGAACGCGATCGCGGACGAGGAGCTCGTCTCGCACACGGACGCGCGGGACCTGCTGGGCACGCTGGAGCGGGTCTCGGAGAAGGCCCGGAGCAACACGAGTGCCCGGTTCGCCGCCAAGTCGACGGAGGCGGGGCCGGACGGAGGCCGCCGCTTCGTGGACGCACCGCCCGTGCTGCGCCGGGTGGCCGACGAGGAGGCTGCGGCCGTCGCCTCCTCGCTCGGGGAGTACCTCGAGACCCTTTCCGAGGACCGGCTGCCGCTGCTCGCGCGGTATGCCATCCACGATGTCGCCTTCCGCGTCGTGGGCACCGGAAGCGTGGGGACGCGGTCGTATGTGGTGCTGCTGATCGACCACCGTGGCGAGCCGCTCGTGCTCCAGGCCAAGGAGGCACGGCCGTCGGCGCTGCTGCCGCATCTCCAGGCGGCGGGCTTCGAGACGCCCGAGCCGGTGCACGAGGGGCGTCGGGTCGTGCTGGGGCAGAAGCGGATGCAGGTCGTCAGCGACATCCTGCTGGGCTGGACGACGGTGGAGGGCAGGCCCTTCCAGGTGCGGCAGTTCAGGAACCGCAAGGGCAGCGTGGACCCGGCCGCCCTCGCAGCCGACCAGATAGACGACTACGCCCGGATGACGGGCGCACTGCTCGCCAGGGCCCATGCGCACAGCGTTGACCCGCGGCTGGTCGCGGGGTACTGCGGAAAGAACGAGGAGCTGGACGAAGCAGTGGCCGGCTTCGCCGTCCTCTACGCGGACCGGACCGAGGCGGACCACGCCGAGCTGGTGGCAGCGGTGCGAAGCGGCCGGATAGCCGCCGAGCTGGGGGTGTGACGGGCCAGGGGCCCGGCCACCCTGGGGTGCCGGGGCTCTGCCATACGCTGGGCGGGTGACCCGGGGCCCTCCCGGGTGCCGATGACCCGGACCGACGACGATCAGGACGATCACCGCGTGGACGAGCAGAGCAGCGTGGACGAGCAGGGCGTGCCGAGTGCACAGGACGCGTCCGAGGTGCGGGATGCGCGGGAGGCCCTGGACGGCGAAGGCCGGGATGCGCAGGGCGGGGCCGGCGGTGCGGGCGGTGAGCGGCCCGAGGCGCGGCTGGAGCGGGCCGTGCGCGCCGCCGAGCAGGCGCTGATCGAGTTCGAGATCGCGGTGGAGACCTTCCGGGTCGAGGTGGAGAACTTCTCCCGGCTGCACCACCAGAAGCTCGGCCCGATGTACTCGCGGCTCGACGAGCTGGACGCCCTGATCGCTGAGGCACGGGCCGCGCGCACCGGCGACCCGGAGGACCTGCGCAAGGCGCAGGAGGCACGGGCCGTGGTCATGCCGATGCCCGGCGTCGAAGAGCTCTTCCACGACTGGATCGACTCGGACGGGCTCTCCCCCGAGGCGGCCGCGATGCTGACCGAGCAGTCCGTGCAGTCGCCGAAGCGGGTGCGGCCCAGTGACGAGGCCCGCAAGCTCTACCGGGAGCTCGCCCGCAAGGCGCACCCGGATCTGGCGCAGGAGGAAAGGGAGCGGGCGCGTCGGGAGGAGTTCATCACCCGTGTGAACGCTGCGTACGGGCGCGGGGACGAGGCCCTGCTGCGCGAACTGTCGCAGGAATGGGACGCCGGGCCGGTGCCCGAGGCCCACCGGCTCAGCGAGAGCGACGAGCTCTACGCCCGCCTGGAGTGGCTGGCGCAGCGCAAGGAGCTGCTGACCGTGATCGCCAAGGAGCTCGAGGACAGCGCGATCGGCGCGATGCTGAGGATGGCGCCCGACGATCCGGACCGGCTGCTGGAGGAGATCGCCGAGCAGCTGCTGGCGCAGGTCGCCCAGCGCGAGGCCGAGCTGGCCTCCATGGTGCAGTAGGTTTTTCAGGGAAGGCCGTTGCGCGCGGTACGGATCCCGTGGTTACGAGAGAAGGCATCACCCATGAATTTCGCTCCGCTGCCCTCGGTGGACGCTGCATCCGTCCCGGCCGACGGTCTGGTGCTCGATGTCCGGGAGGACGACGAGTGGGCGGCCGGTCATGTCGAGGGTGCGCTGCACATTCCGATGAGCGACTTCGTGGCCCGCTTCGGTGAGGTCACCGAAGCGGTGGCCGAGGGCGGCCGCGCCCATGTGATGTGCCGGGTCGGCGGCCGCTCCGCCCAGGTCACCCAGTACCTGGTGCAGCAGGGCATCGACGCCGTCAACATCGACGGCGGGATGCAGGCGTGGGACGCCGCAGGACGCCCGATGGTCACCGAGGACGGCAGCCCGGCACACGTGCTCTAGGGTCTGTCCTTCGGATCAGGCCCTGGCCCGCAGGGGTTCCGTGGGTCAGCCGAGGGGGTGGGCGGCGAGCAGATCGCCCAGGATCTCCTCATGGGCCGCGGCCGGACCGAGCGAGAGCTCGAGCTGCTTGGCCCACGCGTGGTAGCGATGGAGCGGGTAGTCGGTGTCGGCGCCGAAACCGCCGTGCAGATGCTGTGCGGTCTGTACGACTCGGCGTACGCCCTCGGAGGCCCAGATCTTCGCCACCGCGATGTCCCCGGCCGGCGGCAGCGCCCCGCCCGCGCCGGTGGCGATCCGCCAGGCGGCCTGCCAGAGCGTCGCCTCCATCGCGCGCAGATCGATATAGCGGTCGGCCGCCTGCACGGCCACGGCCTGGAATGTCGCGACGGGGAAGCCGAACTGCTCGCGCTTGCCGGTGTATTCACTCGTCATCGACAGCACGCGCTCGCCGAGCCCGAGCGCCAGGGCGCAGGTGCCGGTGGTGAGCAGGCCGCGCAGCCATTCCCAGGCTCCCTCGGCATCGATGAGGCTCTCGCCGTCGATCCGTACGGAATCCAGTCGGGCCTCGGCGAAGAGCTCGCCGTTCGTGGAGACCTGCTCTGCGAGCGCCAGGCCCTCGTGGTCGCGCGGCACCAACCCCAGTACGGCGCGTCCGTCAGCCGTGTGTGCGGGGACGGCGATCAGGTCGGCGCACTGCGCCCAGGGCACGGCAGTCTGCACCCCGTCGAGCACCCATGCCCCGTCCTCGCGGCGTGCCGTGACAGCGAGCTCCGCCGGGTCGTGGCCGGTGCGCCCGTTGGCGCCGACGGTCAGGACCAGGTCCCCGCGGCCGACCCGGGGAAGGATGCGGGCCCCCAGTGCCGCGCTGCCGAACCGCTCAACGGTCATCGCGACGGCACTGGTCTCCAGCAGCGGCACCCGGGCCAGCACCTTCGCCGACTCGCGCAGCACCAGGCAGAGCGCGATGACGTCGAGGCCCGCTCCGTCGTGCTCCGGGGCGAGCACGAGGCTCAGCAGATCGGCGTCCGCGAGCCTTGCCCACAGCGGCCGGTCGAACTCCTCGGCCACCGCGCCCGGGGTGAGCGCGGGGCTCAGCACTCCATCGGGCGCGACGCCCGAGAAGACCGCCCTCGCCGCCTCGACGGCCGCCTGCTGCTCCTCGGTGAAGGTGAAGTCCACTGCCCTGTCCTCCCGCGCACCGGCCCTGCCCGCAACCGACGGGCCTCACGGTCCCGACGGCTCCAGCGATCTGACGGATCGTCAAGATAGAACAGGTTCTAGCGGAAGGGAATGGTGCCCGCGGTGCGGGCCGCAGGCATCCTCGGCGTCAGCGGTCGAAGTCCAGCTCGACCTCGGGCG from Streptomyces formicae includes these protein-coding regions:
- a CDS encoding winged helix-turn-helix transcriptional regulator, producing the protein MADHGEHDCKKVDGAITRVFGLLGKRWTGPIVSVLTQRPVHFAELRRAIPGISERMLSDRLTELGAAGLVVREVDEGPPLRVAYRLTEAGTALEPALKELGRWAEAHLPGGAGGMRGEGGPC
- a CDS encoding DUF2252 domain-containing protein produces the protein MGEIEAVVPVQRSASGGVRVPEIAGFAAREAGGASASPKVTGKALRARVPRSSHDTLIIGAGRPDAVQAVEESSRDRVPELAPIRVGRMAATPFAFLRGSAGLMAHDLVTTPVTGVMAQICGDAHAANFGLYGDVRGRLVIDLNDFDETAAGPWEWDLKRLAASIVLAGREAGADEDTCRKAAFDVAGAYRRTMRLLARLPVLDAWNAIADEELVSHTDARDLLGTLERVSEKARSNTSARFAAKSTEAGPDGGRRFVDAPPVLRRVADEEAAAVASSLGEYLETLSEDRLPLLARYAIHDVAFRVVGTGSVGTRSYVVLLIDHRGEPLVLQAKEARPSALLPHLQAAGFETPEPVHEGRRVVLGQKRMQVVSDILLGWTTVEGRPFQVRQFRNRKGSVDPAALAADQIDDYARMTGALLARAHAHSVDPRLVAGYCGKNEELDEAVAGFAVLYADRTEADHAELVAAVRSGRIAAELGV
- a CDS encoding FMN-dependent NADH-azoreductase, producing the protein MATLLHIDSAVFPQGSASRDITAAFVKSWLEAHPEGEVVYRDLAANPLPHLDVAAVSAGADDALRSELAAELAAADAVLIGAPMYNFTIPSTLKAWLDQVIIVGHNAGPGVSAGIPITVIASRGGSYAPGTPREDFEFVQNYLDKVLNGMFGAEVDFIVPEMTLAPVKPEMAEFIPLAEASRTKAFEEAEQKAKELATRLAA
- a CDS encoding rhodanese-like domain-containing protein, which produces MNFAPLPSVDAASVPADGLVLDVREDDEWAAGHVEGALHIPMSDFVARFGEVTEAVAEGGRAHVMCRVGGRSAQVTQYLVQQGIDAVNIDGGMQAWDAAGRPMVTEDGSPAHVL
- a CDS encoding acyl-CoA dehydrogenase family protein is translated as MDFTFTEEQQAAVEAARAVFSGVAPDGVLSPALTPGAVAEEFDRPLWARLADADLLSLVLAPEHDGAGLDVIALCLVLRESAKVLARVPLLETSAVAMTVERFGSAALGARILPRVGRGDLVLTVGANGRTGHDPAELAVTARREDGAWVLDGVQTAVPWAQCADLIAVPAHTADGRAVLGLVPRDHEGLALAEQVSTNGELFAEARLDSVRIDGESLIDAEGAWEWLRGLLTTGTCALALGLGERVLSMTSEYTGKREQFGFPVATFQAVAVQAADRYIDLRAMEATLWQAAWRIATGAGGALPPAGDIAVAKIWASEGVRRVVQTAQHLHGGFGADTDYPLHRYHAWAKQLELSLGPAAAHEEILGDLLAAHPLG